Proteins encoded together in one Papio anubis isolate 15944 chromosome 3, Panubis1.0, whole genome shotgun sequence window:
- the LOC101010583 gene encoding LOW QUALITY PROTEIN: acidic leucine-rich nuclear phosphoprotein 32 family member A (The sequence of the model RefSeq protein was modified relative to this genomic sequence to represent the inferred CDS: inserted 1 base in 1 codon; substituted 2 bases at 2 genomic stop codons) — MYILEKLFCLTQVTYQSLYYNICKYWGSRTERSWLSLQSPKTCDHGFGVYGLNSAGAGASAERERETLEIGRRIHLALRNRAPSDVKXLVLDSSWSNEGKLEGLTNDFEELEFLSTINVGLASISNLPKLNXLKKLELRVSGGLEVLAEKCPNLTYLNLSGNKIKDLSTIKPLKKLENLKSLDLFNCEVTNLNDSRENVFKLLSQLTYLHDYDRDDKEAPDSDAEGYVEGLDXEEEEEDEEEYDEDAQVVEDEEDKDEEEEGEEEDVSGEEEEDEEGYNDGERDDEEDEEEFGEEERGQKRKREPEDEGEDDD, encoded by the exons ATGTACATACTTGAAAAATTGTTCTGCTTGACCCAAGTTACTTATCAATCcctttattataatatttgtaaGTATTGGGGCTCGAGAACCGAGCGGAGCTGGTTGAGCCTTCAAAGCCCTAAAACGTGTGACCATGGGTTCGGGGTTTATGGATTGAATTCCGCCGGCGCAGGAGCCTCTGCAGAGAGAGAGCGCGAGACATTGGAGATAGGCAGAAGGATTCATTTAGCGCTGCGCAACAGGGCGCCCTCTGATGTGAAATAACTTGTCCTGGACAGCAGTTGGTCGAATGAAGGCAAACTCGAAGGCCTCACAAATGACTTTGAAGAACTGGAATTCTTAAGTACAATCAACGTAGGCCTCGCCTCAATCTCAAACTTACCAAAGTTAAACTAACTTAAGAAGCTTGAACTAAGAGTCTCGGGGGGCCTGGAAGTATTGGCAGAAAAGTGTCCAAACCTCACATATCTAAATTTAAGTGGCAACAAAATTAAAGACCTCAGCACAATAAAGCCACTGAAAAAGTTAGAAAACCTCAAGAGCTTAGACCTTTTCAATTGCGAGGTAACCAACCTGAACGATTCCCGAGAAAACGTGTTCAAGCTCCTCTCACAACTCACGTATCTCCACGACTATGACCGGGACGACAAGGAGGCCCCTGACTCGGATGCTGAGGGCTACGTGGAAGGCCTGg gtgaggaggaggaggaggatgaggaggagtaTGATGAAGATGCTCAGGTAGTGGAAGATGAGGAGGacaaggatgaggaggaggaaggtgaagaggaggaCGTgagtggagaggaggaggaggatgaagaaggTTATAACGATGGAGAGAGAGATGacgaggaagatgaagaagagttTGGTGAAGAAGAAAGGGGTCAGAAGCGAAAACGAGAACCTGAAGATGAGGGAGAAGATGATGACTAA